AAAGTCAAACATCCAAGATGCAATGGCGACAAACAGGACAAGTTGGCCTGTTCTTCAACCAATGATCGATACAATTTGTATGGAAAATATGGTTACAAACAGGAAAAACTTGACACGACTCGCCTTCTTCAAAATCCTCCAAACAGATTACGCACTCATCATCGTCCCCTCGACTAGACCTACCACACATTCTTTCATGGCTGCCATAACTTATCAATGGAGGCAACCTGTTCAAGGCCCTCAACCTTGGTCCTCGTCTTTCATCAATGTCTCGAACAAACCTCTCCAACATGTCAACTACCTGTACGACATTGTACTGGACAAAAGTTCTATAAAACGCTGCCTGGTGAGACATGTTGGTGTGGTTTAACCTTGGGGTGTACATTACGTCTTCTGTTGATCGGTCTGGCCTCACGTCGAGAAGCCATGAAAGGAAGTTGAAGAGAATTTGGTAGAGAAGAACGACGCACAAAGCTATTGTGAGGCATAGAGTAAGAGTGGTTAGGAGATCCAAGGTTATGGTGTATTGGATTGAAAGGCCTTGAGAAAATATAAGCATGTCGTTGAATTGGGATTTTGTTGAATTTATGAACAGAATGTTGCCCATTTGTTTTTCTGTCCAATGCCAATTTTGAATGTAATGTTGATCACAATGAGAAGATATAACATATTTGGTTTTATAACATTTTTGAGTTAAGTGCTAAAAGTGATAATGGACCGATTGAGAATCTAGATTTTACCAAGTATAGAAACTTGGGCTTGAAGATGACAGCTAACAATCTTATGATGATGACTTGTCAAAGATCAAATCTTTTTGTTGTGTCCTAAAGTAATAtaaaacaaagtatttggattGAGCCCACGTATGCATTTAGTGTCGTTATAATCTTTTCGGAGATTTTAAGGGAAAAAAATTGGGTTGAGTTGATAATTGCGAAATTATTAAAAAAACCCTCCAACTAATCCTTAAGGGGATAACCAAAAAATATCTGGTAGGGTGATAAAGAAGCCATGCTTGCCTGTTTTGGCTCAATTCTTGTGGCAAGTACATGTGAGTattcatttttttagttttttttatgaaCTTTAAAACGGCATTAGTCAAATAGGCAGTTTTTGTTGATAATTATAGATTAGGTCGGATAAGATTTTGGTGAAAAGATTCCATGTTTGGTATGGTATAAATGAGATTAGATTAGATTAGGTTTCATGTTTAATCTTCTATTTTTTTGAGATCAAAGGGAAGATCGAACTAGATTGGCACCATCCAAACCTTCTAATAATAACGAAGGCTGAAAAGAAAGTATAACAGAACAAAAGAGTCCAATTAGAATATTGCCAAGATCTCTGCCAAATAATATCAATTACAATACAGTAATAACTGGCGTGAATTTGCAAGTAGGGGACATGTAGAACAACTACTTGCATTAATTAGGCCTTTTTAGTAATATTTTGCCATTTCACGGTAAATTCTTATCTCTTTTAATTAGTCTTGTCCCCGTTTAATTCTCAAAAAGGGCATTCATGTCTATAGCAAGAGTGTTGATATTTGACTTTTTAGAGCATTCTCAATGGGTGTACATCATCCTTAAAATTTTGAAGAATCATGGCCAAAAGCATGCTTTATGAGAGATTTTATAATTACATCTCCAGGTTTGGAGACAAGTTACggcatttttcaaatttttttaattaattttctgcACTTTACTTTTTtgtctctttctttctctttcattattttctatttaaataaataaataatgtaagAAAAATATAAAGAATATGATATATGATGTAAAAATTtgagttaaaataaaaaaaaattgagttttaGTGACATATTTTAATGGATAGAGAGGAATACCTATTGAGAGTGCTCTTAAAATGAAGTACCACGTGCTATAGTTTATTAgcgatattttataatatttattaaattaaaatatataaaatttaatattgAATTGTACTAATAGGGATATATTTATAGTGTTAGGCACGGCTAGTGCCCTTTAGTAATATTCCAATAATAgagatttgtttttattttttaaaaagaatattGACTAATTAAGGGTGTAATTCACAATTAAAGAGCATTGCAACCAATCTTTTTATTCGAAGGGATATTTGCGCCTAAAATACTTAAAGTTATTGATTATtaacatttaaatatttaaattgattttttgGTGGCTAAAATACTCAAATGTTAAGTTTACTTGCATTAGAGATACACTCAATTAAGTGTTAAATTTGACTAGTCAAAAGATACGTGACGCCGTGTAATTTGTTCACTGTGTAAattcttttaaaattttatttttttaaagatatttcttaaattcattttttatttgcaatggttttttataaaattaagttaaaacataaaaattaaaaaaattaaaactttttAAACATTAAAATATAAGTAACTAACTTAACCTAACTTAAAAGAAACGATGGCAGGACCTTCATTTACACCTTCATCAACAACCCCCTTGACATATAAAGATCCTTGTAAACAAGCTCTTTGTTATATGAATAGTAAAGCTTAATAAGAATCAGCTagatattttgagaaaaaaaaaacaaaaaaaacaaacaaacccaCAGTCTAAATACCCCTTGTTGGAGCAACACTTTGTCTTTCTATATATGGAGGTAAAGACCCGACAACGTTTGGCGACTTGCTTCTTCTCCGGTGGTGAAATctgcctttgactcgtcgggatTTCCTGTAAGAAAGACattccgatgcttaagtcagttcaaagTTCGATCCCCTTTTTCCTCttaaaatctcatatttataggatgaaatatacaaaacagttagttggttcaagtggaccctgaaaaggaggaaggagaataactaaatttccctccaaaaataccaacttttaaaATGTCTCGCTCAGAGGTCAGAGGCGCGGATTGCCTCTGACCTACAGCTTCTGCCTTCGGATCATTCCTGTGTATAAACGCTccgttttgaatatttgataaatgaggcaAGTGTTTTCGGGCCGagcattttgggcccaacagatgccccctggcCCAAGCTTCGGACAAGTGTGGCATGTTAATCTGTTAGAATCTTGGGCCGAATCTTCAATACCAAAAGGTTCGGCTAAAGCCGTCATTCTCCGTAAACCGAGGCAATCCGTAGGTACATGATTACTTGATTACCTGACAAGTTATACTTAATGCATACACAATTATCGAGTAAAACGTTTGGCTCAAAATTTCACCTCTCATTTAAGTAGATTCTGTTTCAAAATAATTCTCATTCAAATTCCCAAACTTTGTTCCATCTTCCAGAGAGAAGCTTCAAAGAAACCCTAGAGATTTTCTTCAGCTCAACCTTTAATAATGTCTTCTCGTTCATCTCCTGACCCTACGGATCGTGATGGATACAAAAAATGCGTTCGAACGCATGCGTAAATCGTTCGACATTCCAGATAATGTCACGGTGAGGATGCTCTCGGAGGCCGAACTTCGAGAATGGCGATTTAAGGACGTAGTGAAGCCTACTGAGATAGTCATGAGCTTGAGACACATTGAATGGCTCTGTTTCCCTCTCCCAGCTCTACTTGTTCAGATAATTTCAAACTCCGGGGCTCACATTTCGCAATTTCTCCCAAATGCCATTCAGTCTATAGTCAGGGCTCAAATGATAGGGAGCCTTAGGAATGTCAATATCCAATCGGACGACATTTATGCATGCTTCACCAAGTCTACGAGCAAGGTGATAGAGGGAAAGCCTTGGAAAACTTTCTACCTCTCTCCCAAAAAGGATCGGACAATCTTCACCGATTTCGATAGCTCCCATcgaaattgggataaatacttCTTTGCTGTTGGAGGAGCATGGTACCCTGAGTACGTGCCTCAGGAAATTTTTCCTCTGGCCAGGGTGTTTATAAAAGGTGAGTCATGTTTTTCAGTAATTTTAATGTGAATTAATCAAATCTGGATGATTGTCAAGTAGTTTAACTTTCTGAACTGCTGCTTCAGTTTTTCGTACCAGATTTTTCTTGGCCTCAGGTCAGCATGATTTCTGAGCGACAGAGCAAGCTGACAGAGAAGGGGCTCCTTCATGAATCTAAGGAGAATGCCATTAGCATCAGGGGTGTACTGAACTCCTACTGTATGCATATTATGACTCGGCTTTGCTTCGTGGATCGAGTCGATCCTGGAGCTGTGCGGGTTAGATCGCAGAAGGGTGATATGACCCTAGGCAAGATTACTGCAGCATGCGTGAAGCAGCTGGGAGCTTTCCTGAAGAAATCTCCTCctactccttcaactctgtcacTGACGAAAGCCGAGTTCGAAAGGGCGTGCACCGAAACCTTCGCTGCGTGTGCCAAGCGTCAGGGGGTCCCAGAGGGTAAAAAGAAGGAGGGTTCTGTCCtggctgcagagtcttcccctgaCAAATCCGGCTTATCGCGCAGGTCTTCTCGCATCCAAGGGCGGTCGTCCACGCCTTCTGACGCTCTGCAAATTAAGCCTTTTCAGCAAGTGCCTTTGCCTACAGACGCCTTGggaaaaagaaaggagcgtgaGGAGTCCTCTTCCGAAGATTCGGACGACGGGAAGTGCATTTCGTCGAAGCTTCGGATCCCGAAAGGCTCTGCCCCCACTCCTCAAGGATCTGCTCTAGCAATCCCCAAACTTTCCCCCGGTAAATTACCAACAGGTCAGGCCCTCTCGTTGTGCAAAAATCCACGGGGATTTGCCCCTGTTGGGCATTTACCTGGGGCATCTTCTGTTACTCCTGTAATTGGATCCTTCTTGGCAGCGGGCTCAGAAGGGGTGGCTCATGTAGAGGGCGCTTCCTCTTCTTATTCCAAATTACCAGGAGAGGCGACTGGAGATGGAGTGCAGGATGGCTTACCGATGGAGGTGAAGTCGCCTGCTATCTGCGCGAAGCTGTCAGAGGCATTGACCTCTGCTTCTGATTTAGCTGAAGGGTCTGCCGTTGGCCATAAACGTGGCTCAGAGGGGAGACGCCCTTCCTCTGCCTCTCGTAAAAACAAGCTTCTAGAGGATGCCTTCGGGGAGGGTTTTGAATCTGCGGATATCATTCCTCTGCCAGTTGAGGCAAGTAAGGTCGTTGAGCCCGAAACTATCCCTGGGGGCCAGGAATCAGGGGCTGTCAAAGTAACAAGTGTTGACAGTCTTGGTGTTGACATTTCTTCATTGCTACCTACCGCTTCTGAGTTTCATCCAGGAGATCTCACTGCTGTGTCCCCGAAGGGTACTAACTCTTTTGAATCTCCTAGCGCTTTCTTGGAGCAGCTCACGTCTTCTGCCGTGCAGACGCCAGTGTACCTCCCTAGTGATTTGGGTGAGGATGATAGCTTGTTTGTACGCCCTTTGAAGACATATTCTTCTGGCACGGGGACAGTTGCGTTGGCGTCTGATAGCATTATGGTATCGACGTTAGAAGAAGGTGAGAAGCCAGTTGCCCCTGTTGCTTCTGCGGCTGCATCTGCAGGAGGAGAAGCAAGTGACAGAACAGGAGTAATGTCGGAATATGGCCCCTCTGCGTCTAACGAAGTTATGGAGGAAATGCTACGTATAAGCAGACCCCATCTACCTACGGAAGCAATCGGATTTTTAAGTGGACAAGGCGATTTGTTGCAGCAAGTATCAGACCATATCTGGATGGtaagttaattaaaaaattaggCTCTTTTTGCATTTCGTTATATGTGTGTAATGTTATTTGTAATGGGCATAATCGATTTGTCACAGAGCTATGTATGTGCTTCGGCTGCAAGGCGAGAGTATGCGGCGGCTATGCAGAATGGAGCCAAATTGGCAGAGCAGATGGCGAAATTAGAAGAGGAGCGGTCGGGGAGAAAGATGGCTGAGGCGAATCGAGATGTGCTGGTGGAGGCCATCAAGAGGTTAGAAACAGAGTTGGCAGAGGCGAAAAAGAGGGTGGacgccacggaggagaagctggTAAGCACTGTCGGGCTTGAAGTAGAGCGAGACAAACTGAAAGCTGACTTGGTGGATATGACCAATAAGTGGATGGAGAAAAGCCAATT
This genomic interval from Humulus lupulus chromosome 8, drHumLupu1.1, whole genome shotgun sequence contains the following:
- the LOC133793721 gene encoding putative RING-H2 finger protein ATL19, giving the protein MGNILFINSTKSQFNDMLIFSQGLSIQYTITLDLLTTLTLCLTIALCVVLLYQILFNFLSWLLDVRPDRSTEDVMYTPRLNHTNMSHQAAFYRTFVQYNVVQVVDMLERFVRDIDERRGPRLRALNRLPPLISYGSHERMCGRSSRGDDDECVICLEDFEEGESCQVFPVCNHIFHTNCIDHWLKNRPTCPVCRHCILDV